From the Verrucomicrobiia bacterium genome, one window contains:
- the thiL gene encoding thiamine-phosphate kinase codes for MLSEFGLIEKFKRILKTGHRRVRLGAGDDAAVLSFGKENLLFTCDGVVENVHFDLQYFSVFDVGWRLACGNLSDIAAMGGKPLAAVITLGVRKGLSEKSIFETYKGISTLLSKYGGSIVGGDIVRSGEFFMDMAMVGIAGRRFFTRSGAEPGQLVVVTGELGRSLLGFKLLSKSKKRSLSALTEKHLRPNPRLLESGFLASRIKVGGMIDISDGLSSELHHLREASGVGFVIEEEKLPLHPALVKEARELDLSATELALSSGEEYELLFTCPASEEKKLLAYNRGHRKVPFTVIGWTVKGPKKVSMKERGGKIIEIIPTGFRHF; via the coding sequence ATGCTTTCCGAGTTCGGGTTAATTGAAAAATTCAAGCGAATTTTGAAAACGGGCCACCGGCGAGTCCGCTTGGGGGCCGGCGACGATGCGGCCGTTCTTTCTTTTGGAAAAGAGAATCTGCTTTTCACCTGCGACGGGGTGGTGGAGAACGTTCATTTCGACCTGCAATACTTTTCCGTCTTTGACGTCGGCTGGCGGCTGGCCTGCGGCAATCTCTCCGACATCGCCGCCATGGGAGGAAAACCGCTGGCGGCTGTCATCACCCTGGGGGTGCGAAAGGGGCTTTCCGAAAAAAGCATTTTTGAAACGTATAAAGGGATTTCGACTTTGCTGTCAAAATACGGCGGCTCGATCGTCGGCGGGGACATCGTTCGTTCCGGGGAATTTTTTATGGATATGGCGATGGTGGGAATTGCCGGCAGGCGGTTTTTCACCCGTTCCGGCGCCGAACCGGGGCAATTGGTCGTCGTAACCGGCGAGCTGGGGCGATCGCTTTTAGGATTTAAGTTGCTTTCAAAATCGAAGAAACGAAGTTTGTCCGCATTAACAGAAAAACATTTGCGGCCCAATCCGCGGCTTTTGGAGTCCGGCTTTCTTGCCTCTCGAATCAAAGTCGGCGGAATGATTGACATCTCGGACGGGCTGTCCTCCGAACTGCACCATCTGCGGGAAGCGAGCGGGGTGGGGTTCGTCATCGAGGAAGAGAAGCTCCCCCTGCATCCGGCTTTGGTTAAAGAAGCACGAGAACTCGATTTGTCGGCCACCGAATTGGCTTTGAGCTCCGGGGAGGAATACGAACTTTTGTTCACCTGTCCCGCTTCGGAAGAAAAAAAACTTTTGGCCTACAATCGCGGGCATCGGAAGGTTCCGTTTACCGTAATCGGGT